A single Sphingomonas kaistensis DNA region contains:
- a CDS encoding GNAT family N-acetyltransferase, with amino-acid sequence MIAPTLETERLVLREIREEDLDGWAELMGDPDSARYIGGTLNRAQSWRAMATFAGCWALKGFGMFSVIEKASGRWIGRLGPWQPEGWPGTEVGWSILKSAWGKGYAAEGATAAIDWAFETLGWSDVIHVIDVENARSIALAERLGSTDLGPRTLPAPLDKYNVHAWGQSREQWLARRAPETR; translated from the coding sequence ATGATCGCCCCGACCCTCGAAACCGAGCGCCTCGTCCTGCGCGAAATCCGCGAGGAAGACCTCGACGGTTGGGCCGAGCTGATGGGCGACCCCGACAGCGCCCGTTATATCGGCGGCACGCTCAATCGTGCGCAGTCGTGGCGGGCGATGGCGACCTTTGCCGGCTGCTGGGCGCTCAAGGGCTTCGGCATGTTTTCGGTGATCGAAAAAGCGAGCGGCCGCTGGATCGGCCGGCTTGGGCCGTGGCAGCCCGAAGGCTGGCCCGGCACCGAGGTCGGCTGGAGCATTCTCAAATCCGCCTGGGGGAAGGGCTATGCCGCCGAGGGCGCCACGGCGGCGATCGACTGGGCTTTCGAAACGCTCGGCTGGAGCGACGTCATCCACGTCATCGACGTCGAGAACGCCCGCTCGATCGCGTTGGCCGAGCGGCTCGGCTCCACCGACCTCGGCCCCCGCACGCTTCCGGCGCCGCTCGACAAGTATAACGTCCACGCCTGGGGCCAGTCGCGCGAGCAATGGCTGGCACGGCGCGCGCCTGAGACCCGGTGA
- a CDS encoding DsbA family protein: protein MSDGKGSSGLGTLLVGAAGGAIATVALAIAAVQGGWADQIVRKAMLENPTILVETADALRENQFAPVLAANRAALETPFGSSWQGARDGDVTLVEFYDYACGYCKASLPVVARLVKEDPKLRVVYREFPILGPESELAARMALGASKAGRFMAFHDALYDAGRPSQATLAKAAAAAGVPAAVPSSPEIDGELRKNFQLAQQLGATGTPLFIVGDKVLNGAVGYDALKEAIAAARAANAK from the coding sequence GTGAGTGACGGCAAGGGAAGCAGCGGGCTCGGCACCCTCTTGGTGGGGGCCGCGGGGGGAGCCATCGCGACCGTGGCGCTGGCGATCGCGGCGGTGCAGGGCGGCTGGGCCGACCAAATCGTGCGCAAGGCGATGCTGGAGAATCCGACCATCCTGGTCGAAACCGCCGACGCCCTGCGCGAAAACCAGTTCGCACCCGTTCTGGCAGCCAATCGCGCCGCGCTCGAGACGCCGTTCGGCTCCTCCTGGCAGGGCGCCAGGGACGGCGATGTCACCCTGGTCGAATTCTACGATTACGCTTGCGGTTACTGCAAGGCATCGCTGCCGGTGGTCGCGCGGCTGGTGAAGGAAGATCCGAAACTCCGCGTCGTGTATCGCGAATTCCCGATCCTCGGCCCAGAAAGCGAACTTGCGGCGCGAATGGCACTGGGCGCGAGCAAGGCCGGCCGGTTCATGGCGTTCCACGATGCGTTGTACGACGCCGGGCGACCTTCCCAAGCGACGCTGGCCAAAGCGGCGGCGGCGGCGGGTGTGCCGGCGGCTGTCCCCTCTTCGCCCGAAATCGACGGCGAATTGCGCAAGAATTTCCAGCTCGCGCAGCAACTCGGCGCGACCGGAACGCCGCTGTTCATCGTCGGCGACAAGGTGCTGAACGGCGCGGTCGGTTATGATGCCTTGAAGGAGGCGATCGCCGCCGCGCGGGCCGCCAACGCCAAGTGA
- a CDS encoding methyltransferase domain-containing protein, with protein MNIENSRNYYGQVLSGSSDLRTDACCTMEAPPKAVRAALANVHEEVRARYYGCGLVVPDAIEGCAVLDLGSGSGQDAYLLSQMVGASGSVLGVDATPEQLAVAERHKDWHAERFGFANTSFLQGDIERLDDLALADASFDVIVSNCVINLVADKAAVFRAAHRLLKPGGELYFSDVYADRRVAPALLADPVLHGECLAGALYWGDFQALAKTSGFADPRLVTDRPLGIGDPVVAEKVAGHRFFSATYRLFKLDGLEPQCEDYGQAVRYRGTIAGSERLFVLDKHHGIEAGRVFPVCGNTWRMLADTRFAPHFDFFGDFEKHYGIFAGCGTSMPFDVADSSASGPGACC; from the coding sequence ATGAACATCGAGAACAGCCGCAACTATTACGGGCAGGTGCTGTCCGGCTCCTCGGACCTCAGGACCGATGCCTGCTGCACGATGGAAGCGCCGCCCAAAGCCGTCCGCGCGGCGCTCGCCAACGTCCATGAGGAAGTGCGCGCGCGTTATTATGGCTGCGGTCTGGTGGTTCCCGATGCGATCGAAGGCTGCGCGGTGCTCGACCTCGGTTCGGGGTCCGGACAGGACGCCTATCTGCTGTCGCAAATGGTGGGCGCGAGTGGCAGCGTCCTGGGGGTGGATGCCACGCCCGAACAACTCGCCGTCGCCGAACGTCACAAGGATTGGCACGCCGAGCGGTTCGGCTTTGCCAACACCAGTTTCCTCCAGGGCGACATCGAGCGCCTCGACGATCTCGCGCTGGCCGATGCGTCGTTCGACGTGATCGTGTCGAACTGCGTCATCAACCTCGTTGCCGACAAGGCGGCGGTGTTCCGCGCCGCGCACCGTTTGCTGAAGCCCGGCGGCGAGCTTTATTTTTCGGACGTTTATGCCGACCGCCGGGTCGCGCCAGCCCTGCTCGCCGATCCGGTGCTCCACGGCGAATGTCTTGCGGGAGCGCTTTACTGGGGCGATTTTCAGGCTCTTGCCAAAACATCGGGCTTTGCCGACCCGCGACTGGTCACCGACCGACCGCTCGGGATCGGCGACCCGGTCGTGGCCGAAAAGGTCGCCGGCCACCGCTTTTTCTCGGCTACCTATCGCTTGTTCAAGCTCGACGGCCTCGAACCGCAATGCGAGGATTATGGCCAGGCGGTCCGCTATCGCGGCACGATTGCCGGTTCCGAGCGACTGTTCGTCCTCGACAAGCATCACGGCATCGAGGCCGGACGCGTGTTTCCGGTTTGCGGCAATACGTGGCGAATGCTGGCCGATACGCGCTTTGCACCGCACTTCGACTTTTTCGGCGATTTCGAGAAGCACTATGGCATCTTCGCCGGCTGCGGCACGTCCATGCCGTTCGACGTTGCCGATAGCTCCGCCTCGGGACCGGGCGCTTGTTGTTGA